The DNA window TTGGAACCATCAACTCTAGAACAGATTTCCTCTTCAATTTCAGACAATAAACTAGAATCTGCCCATAAAATTGGCAACAACTGGCTTAAAAACAGGGTAGAAAACAGGAAATATCGTTTGGTAGAAGTAAATCAAAGGAATGGACAGGAAATATGTTCATCTCCAGGCATTGACAACACCAAAATCGTTGCTGTGGCTGTTAAATCTTATAAAGGCCATGTGTATAAGCTATATCTCGGATTATGACATGATAATAAACGACGGTATAATTGATTTTATCATGATATCATCACAGTGATATTGTAAATAACAGTGTATTGGATTTTTAATAATTCATAGGCCATAACTATTTACAATATCTATTTATTACTGATTCACCAATGTTTAATAGATTTGAATTGTTATTTTAGATCGGTATTAGTTGCTAGGGTTAAATCATGGATAATATTCAGAATAATCATCCATCAGAGTTGGAAACAGCGAAGTTCATTTCGATGGTGGCCCATCCTCCTGTTATTTCAATACCCACATTTATTATTTTAAATTACTTTCTTGCGGGTCCGGATCAGTTTATTGTTCCTACCATTATCAGCATAATATTTGGGGCTTTAATACCCATTTCAACGTCATTAATTCTTATTAAAAAAATGCACACCGATCTAGACATAACAGACCGCACCAAAAGAACTGTGCCACTAATTTTTGCGATTTGTTCTTATTTGCTCGGATTTTTAATGTTGTTATGGTATGGTGCACCCGACATTGTATCTGTGCTCATGTTGATATACGGTACAAACACCCTGCTAATTCTCATAATAAATTTCTACTGGAAGATCAGCATTCATGCCATGGGAATTGCAGGTCCAACAGCG is part of the Methanobacterium lacus genome and encodes:
- a CDS encoding phosphatase PAP2 family protein, with product MDNIQNNHPSELETAKFISMVAHPPVISIPTFIILNYFLAGPDQFIVPTIISIIFGALIPISTSLILIKKMHTDLDITDRTKRTVPLIFAICSYLLGFLMLLWYGAPDIVSVLMLIYGTNTLLILIINFYWKISIHAMGIAGPTAAFIFTFGPLGIIVGLIIPLVMWSRLKLKKHTPSQVIAGSLLGLLSTWIQLSYLVPLIHP